Proteins encoded by one window of Aliivibrio wodanis:
- the queC gene encoding 7-cyano-7-deazaguanine synthase, with product MSTAIVVFSGGQDSTTCLIQALTQYDHVHCITFDYGQRHNQEIEVAKKVALELGAASHKVMDVGLLNELAASSLTRDNIPVSHELQENGLPNSFVPGRNILFLTLAGIYAYQLGAESVITGVCETDFSGYPDCRDEFVKSINQSLVLGMDRKLRIDTPLMWLNKAETWALADKYGKLDYVRNHTLTCYNGVIGDGCGDCPSCELRQNGLDTYINNKLDTMNELHKKN from the coding sequence ATGTCTACAGCAATTGTTGTTTTTAGTGGCGGTCAAGACTCCACTACCTGTTTAATTCAAGCACTGACTCAATATGACCATGTTCATTGTATTACTTTTGATTATGGCCAACGTCATAATCAAGAAATTGAAGTCGCTAAAAAAGTGGCACTAGAGCTCGGAGCTGCTTCTCATAAGGTGATGGATGTCGGCTTATTAAATGAACTCGCTGCCAGCTCATTAACTCGCGATAACATCCCTGTTTCTCATGAGCTGCAAGAAAATGGGCTACCAAATTCATTTGTCCCTGGTCGTAATATTCTTTTCTTAACACTTGCTGGTATTTATGCCTATCAATTGGGCGCAGAATCAGTAATCACTGGTGTGTGTGAAACGGACTTTTCTGGCTACCCTGATTGTCGCGATGAGTTTGTAAAGTCGATTAACCAATCTCTTGTTTTAGGCATGGATCGTAAGCTTCGCATTGATACGCCATTAATGTGGCTAAACAAAGCAGAAACATGGGCGCTTGCTGATAAATATGGAAAGCTGGACTATGTTCGCAACCATACATTAACCTGTTATAACGGAGTTATTGGGGATGGTTGCGGTGATTGCCCATCATGCGAATTACGCCAAAATGGATTAGATACTTATATAAATAATAAGCTTGATACCATGAATGAATTACATAAAAAGAATTAG
- a CDS encoding putative uncharacterized protein (No significant database matches), producing the protein MPPESAITLSIAEGTTLTEPLNATSVDYIQVYLSEPSQHDFTIHYTTVDDTATSDQSNSDYHYQASTNASVAVNIGDERVKLPITVRNNQLHENDVSFTLSFTADNSSYLIPENNYAINIKNSDPVPGVNFDTVFTNAKEGDSNLSYSLTLSHRTTSRLEIIITQSGTATANEDYTLLTPLPLVIEPKSLTSSIDLNINTDTNLEYSELIAFSMDTTGTYQPGERGKLSILIAGDTSQNDTGLTTVYDGNTFNASGPNAEYPGQDAERGRDITDPSPIDGHAGYSFLKHNYAGEPLDENSSNYACIQDQTTGLYIEAKGDYLAPLSDSVVTIDKRIQDYKDDPDENSYPSEYKTQSSRWNNIAGVYTWYEPDATLNNNVPGSLGSGFTHSDYPVSSFCSFPDSEMANYDPSSQNCNSNTYIAKLNSNGVCGFKDWRLPTPSELRSFLILDTSVNPNAIDYFPPRSQLINNTSSQQLVWTSASAINTPASAWCVDIETAKAHLCNKNTFNTTIAVRGGVEQ; encoded by the coding sequence GTGCCACCGGAGTCAGCAATAACCCTTTCTATTGCTGAAGGCACAACATTAACTGAACCACTTAATGCTACTTCAGTCGATTATATTCAGGTCTATTTGTCAGAACCAAGTCAGCATGACTTTACTATTCACTACACTACTGTTGATGATACCGCAACTTCTGATCAATCAAACTCTGATTATCATTATCAGGCTTCAACAAATGCAAGTGTTGCTGTCAATATCGGTGATGAAAGAGTTAAACTTCCTATTACAGTAAGAAATAATCAATTACACGAAAATGATGTTAGCTTTACGCTGTCATTTACTGCTGATAATTCTAGTTATTTAATTCCTGAAAATAACTATGCGATTAATATTAAAAATTCAGATCCTGTTCCAGGAGTTAACTTTGATACCGTATTTACTAACGCCAAAGAAGGGGACAGTAATTTAAGTTACTCACTGACATTAAGCCATAGAACAACCAGTAGGTTAGAGATCATAATTACGCAAAGTGGTACAGCAACTGCAAACGAAGATTACACACTACTAACCCCTCTTCCTCTTGTTATTGAACCAAAATCATTAACTTCTTCGATTGATTTAAATATCAACACGGATACTAATTTAGAGTACAGTGAGTTAATCGCATTTAGTATGGATACCACCGGAACTTATCAACCAGGAGAAAGAGGGAAACTATCTATTCTTATTGCTGGTGATACAAGTCAAAATGATACCGGTTTAACCACTGTTTATGATGGTAATACTTTTAATGCTTCAGGTCCTAATGCTGAATACCCAGGTCAAGATGCCGAAAGAGGCAGAGATATTACAGATCCTAGCCCTATTGACGGCCATGCTGGTTATTCGTTTTTGAAACACAATTATGCAGGTGAGCCACTTGATGAAAATTCAAGTAATTATGCCTGTATTCAAGATCAGACAACTGGCCTTTATATTGAAGCCAAAGGTGATTATCTTGCACCGCTAAGTGATTCAGTTGTAACCATTGATAAGCGTATTCAAGACTACAAAGACGACCCAGACGAGAACAGTTATCCAAGTGAGTACAAAACACAATCATCACGTTGGAATAATATTGCTGGTGTTTATACTTGGTACGAACCTGATGCCACATTAAATAATAATGTTCCAGGGTCTTTAGGAAGTGGATTTACCCACTCAGATTACCCTGTTAGCTCTTTTTGTTCTTTCCCAGACTCTGAAATGGCCAATTATGACCCAAGTTCACAGAATTGTAATAGCAATACTTATATTGCTAAATTAAATTCAAATGGTGTATGTGGTTTCAAGGATTGGCGTTTACCAACACCGTCTGAATTACGTTCATTTTTAATTCTCGATACTTCAGTGAACCCAAATGCTATTGACTACTTTCCACCAAGAAGCCAATTAATTAATAATACATCAAGCCAACAATTGGTTTGGACTAGTGCAAGTGCTATCAATACTCCAGCCTCAGCTTGGTGTGTTGATATAGAAACAGCTAAAGCACACTTATGTAATAAAAATACATTTAATACAACTATTGCCGTTCGAGGAGGGGTAGAACAATGA
- a CDS encoding putative exported protein, with the protein MIKKITLLSTLLMTSPALLAQVCSDTVPESHFAGQFVDKHDGTIIDVKNSLVWQKCNFGENYNELTNACDGKASDLRDWKSALEAAQTVTEFNLPNIHELASLVDYSCYSPSSDLSIFPTMHSSPYWSSTGDFLNTNVEIKAYVIDFFDGQEVDTRLDEVKYIRLVKPLTHE; encoded by the coding sequence ATGATAAAGAAAATAACACTACTTAGTACATTATTGATGACTTCCCCTGCCTTACTAGCGCAGGTCTGCTCAGATACGGTACCAGAAAGTCACTTCGCAGGGCAATTCGTTGACAAGCATGACGGTACTATTATTGATGTAAAAAATAGTTTAGTGTGGCAAAAGTGTAACTTTGGCGAAAACTACAATGAACTTACCAATGCCTGTGATGGCAAAGCTAGTGATCTTCGAGATTGGAAATCAGCTTTAGAAGCAGCCCAAACGGTAACTGAATTTAATTTACCAAACATCCATGAACTAGCATCATTAGTAGATTACTCTTGTTATTCTCCATCAAGTGATTTATCTATTTTCCCAACAATGCATTCATCTCCTTACTGGTCTTCTACTGGTGACTTTTTAAATACAAATGTAGAAATCAAAGCTTATGTTATTGATTTTTTTGATGGACAAGAAGTCGATACTCGTTTAGATGAAGTAAAATATATTCGCCTAGTAAAACCCCTAACTCATGAGTAA
- a CDS encoding putative exported protein, producing MKKIALLTALLPISALADYSQPSSNTNKKDTLPESYFYLNTGLVEFKKDLPNTLIVNEETTKPNFGLGLGYHINQYLAAETFYRYSETEFDISSQLAIDDFSIQVHQLGAAIVPSTAIFGQSGIEIFAKLGASFAKINTADLINNGKYSSESGGLFEAGAGIQWNSHNDVLVRFEYTNVFADAGFDQAMENTSFDGFQLSVGYSFY from the coding sequence ATGAAAAAAATTGCACTTTTAACAGCCTTATTACCAATTAGCGCTCTCGCCGACTATTCACAGCCGAGCTCTAATACAAATAAAAAAGATACCTTACCGGAATCTTACTTTTATTTAAATACAGGTTTAGTTGAATTCAAAAAAGACTTACCAAATACATTAATTGTAAATGAAGAAACGACTAAACCTAATTTTGGCTTAGGTCTTGGTTATCATATTAATCAGTACCTTGCTGCTGAAACTTTTTATCGTTATTCAGAAACTGAATTTGATATTAGTTCTCAACTTGCAATTGATGATTTTTCAATTCAAGTCCATCAATTAGGTGCGGCTATTGTTCCTTCAACTGCTATTTTTGGTCAATCAGGAATTGAGATATTTGCTAAGCTCGGAGCTTCATTCGCTAAAATTAATACGGCTGATTTAATTAACAATGGGAAATATTCAAGCGAATCAGGAGGATTGTTTGAAGCTGGTGCAGGCATTCAGTGGAATAGCCATAATGATGTACTAGTACGTTTTGAGTATACAAACGTATTCGCTGATGCAGGATTTGATCAAGCGATGGAGAATACATCTTTTGATGGTTTCCAGCTTTCCGTTGGTTATTCTTTTTACTAA